In the genome of Emcibacter nanhaiensis, one region contains:
- a CDS encoding acyl-CoA dehydrogenase family protein — protein MILDETQTAVRDMVHTFAQEKIKPNSFSYEAEGGYPLALFTELAELGLFGMTAPEKYGGAAVDYVSYALALMELAAGDGSLSTIISIQNSLIVGGLLKDGTEVQKNRFLPDLISGRMIGAFALTEADAGSDASAMRSKAMKVDGGYIINGSKQFITSGKIAGLAVVFAVTEPAAGKRGISAFLVPTDRPGFVVEKVEHKMGQTASDTCTLRFEEVFVEDELILGQEGKGYRIALSNLEAGRIGIAAQSVGMAQAALEVATQYACERVSFGKPIMEHQAVGFRLADLKTRLEAARELVLSAAQMKDAGEPALIQASMAKLFASETAEAVCSGAIQTLGGYGYLEEFGLAKIYRDVRVCQIYEGTSDIQRLVIARSLAG, from the coding sequence ATGATTTTGGATGAAACACAGACTGCTGTGCGCGATATGGTTCACACCTTCGCACAAGAGAAAATAAAGCCGAACAGCTTTTCCTATGAGGCAGAAGGCGGATACCCGCTGGCGCTGTTTACCGAGCTTGCTGAACTTGGCCTCTTTGGCATGACGGCCCCAGAAAAATATGGCGGGGCTGCGGTTGATTATGTTTCCTATGCTCTAGCTCTTATGGAACTGGCGGCTGGAGACGGATCACTATCGACCATTATCTCCATTCAAAACAGCCTGATTGTCGGGGGGCTGTTAAAAGACGGGACAGAAGTACAGAAAAACCGATTTCTGCCCGACTTGATTTCCGGCAGGATGATCGGCGCCTTTGCCCTGACGGAAGCCGACGCGGGTTCTGATGCATCTGCTATGCGATCAAAGGCTATGAAAGTTGACGGCGGCTATATAATAAACGGATCAAAGCAGTTTATAACATCCGGCAAAATCGCCGGACTGGCTGTTGTCTTTGCGGTGACAGAGCCCGCCGCGGGGAAGCGGGGGATTTCTGCCTTTCTTGTGCCGACCGATCGACCCGGTTTTGTCGTTGAGAAAGTAGAACATAAAATGGGACAAACGGCATCTGATACCTGTACCCTTAGGTTTGAAGAGGTGTTTGTTGAAGATGAATTGATATTGGGTCAAGAGGGGAAGGGATACAGGATTGCCCTCTCTAATCTTGAAGCAGGGCGCATCGGTATTGCCGCACAGAGCGTTGGTATGGCGCAAGCAGCCCTTGAAGTGGCAACGCAATATGCTTGCGAACGGGTTTCTTTTGGCAAACCGATTATGGAGCATCAGGCCGTTGGGTTCCGCCTTGCCGACTTGAAAACCCGTCTTGAAGCAGCCCGTGAGCTTGTACTGTCTGCAGCACAAATGAAAGACGCCGGAGAACCTGCTCTCATCCAGGCCTCAATGGCCAAACTGTTTGCATCGGAAACGGCTGAAGCGGTTTGTTCCGGCGCGATACAGACCCTCGGTGGATACGGGTATCTGGAAGAGTTCGGACTCGCCAAAATATATCGGGATGTGCGGGTATGTCAGATTTACGAAGGAACCTCTGATATCCAGCGTCTTGTGATTGCACGCTCTCTGGCGGGTTAG